The genomic interval CGGGCTCGCCCGCCGGGTCAACATGTGCGGCGCCGAGCACGGCCTCGACCTGCGCTACGACAAGACGTCCGTGGCCCGTTGGCTGCGCGGACAGCAGCCGCGGGGCCGCGCGCCCGCGATCATCGCGGAGGCCCTCGGGCGCAAACTCGGCCGTACGGTCACGATCGACGAGATCGGCATGGCCAACGGCAAGAACCTCGCCTCCGGCGTCGGGCTCCAGTTCTCGCCGACGGTACTGGGCGCCATCGAGCAGGTGTGTGAGCTGTGGCGCAGTGACGTGGGCCGCCGGGACTTCCTGTCCGGCTCCTCGGTCGCCGCGTCCGCGCTGGTCGAGCCGAGCCGCGACTGGCTGATCTCCTCGCCCGACTCGCAGGTGGCGCGCCAGGCGGGCCCGCGCGTGGGGCAGTCCGACGTGGCGGCCGTGCGCGCGATGACCCAGGCGCTCGTCGACCTCGACCACCAGTACGGCAGCGGGCATGTGCGCCCGGTCGTCGTGCACTACCTCAACAGCGTGGTCTCCGGGCTGCTCGCGGGGTCGTACCGGGAGGCGACCGGGCGGGAACTGTTCGCGGCCGTCGCGCGGTTGACCGAACTCGCCGGGTACATGGCGATCGACACCGGTCAACCGGGCCTGGCCCAGCGGTACTACATCCAGGCGCTGCGGCTCGCACAGGCGGCCGGCGACCGCGGCTACGGCGGCTATGTGCTCGCCGCGTCCATGAGCCACCTCGCCGCGCAGCTCGGGAACCCGCGGGAGATCGCCCAGTTGGCGCGGGCGGCGCAGGAAGGGGCGCGGGGGCGGGTGACACCGCGCGCGGAGGCGATGTTCCACGCGGCCGAGGCCCGCGGGCACGCGCTCCTGGGCGATGTGCGGGCCACCCAGGCGGCGTCCGGACGGGCCGTGCACGCCCTGGAGGCGGCGGACCCCTCCTCCGGCGACGACCCGGCGTGGATCGCGCACTTCGACGAGGCCTACCTGGCCGACGAGCTGGCCCACTGCCACCGTGACCTCGGCCAGGCCGACGCGGCGGCGCGGTGCGCGCAGGAGGCCCTGGACGGGCTCCCCGAGAACAAGGCGCGCCGCCGGGCCATCGGTCTGGTCCTGCTCGCCTCCGCGCAGGTGCAGCAGCGCGAGGTCGAGCAGGCCTGCAACACCGGTCTGAAAGCGGTCGAGTTGCTGGAGACCCTGCGCTCCAACCGGGGCGCGGATTACCTCGACGACTTCCAGCAGCGCCTGGAGCCGTTCCGGGACGAGCCCGTCGTAAGGGAGTTCGGGGCCCGCCTCGACCTTCAGGCAGCCGCGTAAAGGAGGACATACACAGCGGATACGAGCCCGGAATCGTCACGCGATCTCCCGCGATCTGTTACTGCGGTCACAGGGGCGCAGGTCACGTCCTGTGCTACGTGGCACCGGGCTCGGAGGACCCGGTAGCGTGAACCGACGATTCCGAAGTTCCCCCATAAGTAGGAGTCCCGGTGACGCAGAGTGGACAGGGCGAGCAGCCCTCGGCGCGCGAAGCGCGCGAAGGCATCGTGCTGCCCTCCGACGGCGGGGAACCCCTGCTGCCGGGACAGACGGGTGGACACGGCGGTCCGCAGCCCGGCTACGGCCCCCCGCAGCAGGGCGGCTACGGCAACCCTCCGCAGGCGGGCCGGCCCGGACCGGCCGCCGACGAGGCTTACGGTCAGCCGCCCGGCGGCCAGGCCTGGGGCACCCCGTGGGGTCCCGGCCGGCAGCAGGACCAGTCTCAGCAGCACCAGCAGTACCAGCAGCAGGACTGGTCGCAGCCGCCCGCCCAGAGCTGGGGCGCGCCCGAGCAGCCCGGCGAGACACCTCCCCAGGCACAGGCACAGGCACAGCCCCAGCCCGCGCCGGGGTACGACACCAACGAGCCGACGTCCTACTACCTGCCGCCCGTGGGTCAGCCCATCCCCCAGTCCCAGCCGTTGCCCCCGCAGCAGGGCCAGGTCGCGCCCTACGAGGCTTCCGGGAGCGGTGCGCCGCAGCAGCAGGCCACGCCCGGGTACGACTCCAACGAGCCGACGTCCTATTACCTGCCACCCGTGGGCCAGCCCCTCCCGTCGGCCCCCGGCACCCCCGCCCCCGGCGCCCCCGCCTCCGGACCCCTGCCGTCGGCCGACGAGGGCGCCACCCAGTTCATTCCGCCGGTCGCGGCCGGCCCCGCCGCCCATGAGGGCGCCACCCAGTTCCTCCCGCCCGTCCGCCCCGGCGAGCTGCCGCCCGAGGTGTCCGCGCAGGCGGCGCACTACCCGCAGACCCCGTACGGCGCGCAGAGCGCGCCCACCGGGCCCGACGCCGAGGCCACGCAATTCATCGCACCCGTGCCCGGACAGGCCCCCGGCGCGCCCTACGGCGGGGACCGGCAGCCGCCCTCCGACTTCGACAACCTCTTCCGCAGCGGTCCGGGCGGTGACGGCGGTGCCGCGTCCACGCAGCAGATGCCGCGCTTCTCCCAGCCCGCGGCGCCCGCGTACGGAACCCAGCAACCGCCGTACGGGGCCCAGCAACCGCCGTACGGGGCCCAGCAACCGCCGTACGGGGCGCAGCAGCCCGCGTACGGAGCCCAGCCGCCGTACGGCCCGCCCGGCGCTGAGCTCTACGACGACGGCGACCAGGGCGGCCGCAAGCGGTCGCGGGTGCCGGTCATCGCCGCCGTGGGCATCGGCATCGTCGTGCTCGGCGTCGGCGCGGGCGCGCTGCTCGCCGGGGGCGGGGGCGGAGGCGGCGGCGGGAGCGACAAGAACCAGACCGTGGCGGCGACGGCCCCCGCGACCGACGGCTCCTCCTCGCCGGCCGCCGACCCGGCGAAGGCGCAGGCCGTCGAGCTGGACAAGCTGCTCGCCGACAGCGGCAACAGCCGATCCTCGGTGATCAGCGCGGTGGCGAACGTGAAGTCCTGCAAGAACCTCGGCCAGGCGGCCACGGACCTGCGGAACGCCGCGTCCCAGCGCACCGGCCTGGTGACCCGGCTCAAGACGCTCAAGGTCGACCAGCTGCCGGACCACGCCGAGCTGACCGCCGCCCTCACCAAGGCCTGGCAGGCGTCCGCGTCCGCCGACAACCACTACGCGGCCTGGGCCGACCAGGCCGCCGGCAAGAAGGGCTGCAAGAAGGGCCAGGCCCGCATCACGGGGCAGACCCAGGCCGGTAACCGGGACAGCGGTACCGCCAGCATCGAGAAGGCCAAGGCGGCCCAGCTGTGGAACGCGATCGCCAGGAAGTACAGCCTGACCGAGCGCACGGCCACCCAGCTGTGAGCGGTCCGCGGGGGGCGTCCCGGCGCCCCCCGCGGGTCGGTTGAGGCCGCGGGTCGGTTGACCCGAGGGTCAGTTGACGTCCGCGTTCTGGAGTGTCCTCGTCACGTCGGTGAAGCCCGTGCGTGCCGCCACGAGCTGGCCCTGGCGCACCAGTTGGAGCGTCACATGGGCGTTGACCATGCGCGGGAAGCCGACCGAGGCGAGGTCGTCGGCGGAGCTCCAGGTGTCCCGGGTGGCCCACTGGAGGGTCGGCGTCAGACCGCCGGTGGAGATCTTGAGGCCGTCGTTGAGGGCGCCGCGCACGCTGTCGGCGGACACCTCGCCGCCGCCCAGCGACTCGACGGCCTTCTCGAACACCGTGTAGGCGATCCAGGTGGTCTGCACCCCCGCGTCCGCCGAGTCGATGCGGTTGTCGCCGAAGGCCTCCGCGTTGATGACCTTCTTCATCGCGTCCCAGCGGGCGTCGCTCTCCACCGGGTACCAGCCGGTGATGTACGAGCCCTCGTAGGGCCCCGAGGCCCCGCCGGACGCGTCGATCACCGTCTGGTCGACGCTGCCCATCGCCATGGCGGTGCGCACGGTCGGGTAGTCCTCGCGGGCGCGCCGGAAGGAGTCCATGAAGGTGCTGGTGCGGTCGCCGAGCGCGGGCACCACACACCCCTCCTTCGAGTCCTTCGAGCCGGCGGCCCGGGAGCCGGACGTCGAGCTGTCGAGTGCCTTCGTGGACTGCGCCGAGTACTCGGTGGCGTCGTCCGCCGCCCGCACGTCGCTCGCGGCCCGGTGCCGGCCGGTGGTCAGCCCGGAGTCCAGCAGGACGGGCAGCTCGTCGCCCGCGATGGTGTCGGGCCGTACGAGGGTCACGTTGCCGCAGGCCGCGGCGAGTTCCTTGCCGAGGCCGGCCAGGAGGGTGGGCTGGCCGCCGTTGACGGGGTAGGACAGCGGGCTGGTGAACTCGTCGTTGGTGACGCCGTAGCCGCCGATGTAGGGGATGCCCGCGCCCTCCAGCGGCGGGAAGAAGGAGTCGCCGTACTGGCTGTAGGAGCCGACGACCGCGACCACGTGCTCCTTGACCGCGCGCCGGGCGCACTTCGCCGCGGCCACGCCGTCGTTGTGGTCGTTGCAGGTCAGGACGGTGAGCTTACGGCCGTTGATACCGCCCCTGGAGTTGATCCAGCGGGCGTAGGCCCGGGCGAAGGCGGGCATGCCGGGCTTGTTGGTCGCCTTGGTGTCCGAGGGGGCCCACGTCATCACCTTGATCGGGCCGCTCCCGGAGCCCTCCGCGGTACCGGGGACGACCCCGCAACCGGCGACGAGGGAGGCACACGCCACCAGGGCTCCCGCCGCGAGGGCGGTGGCTCTGACGGGCCGGTGGTGCCGGGGGAGTAAGGGGCTGCGGTTGCGTCGCCTGCCGGTCATGGGCACACACGCTTCCGTCACATCCCCAACTCGGAAGTGACTCTCGGTCGACGATGGGTGACGTAAAGGTGAACAGCGAGGGCCTGTGGGGCGCGTATGGGGGAAGAACGTACGATCGGTGACCGTGCAAGGTTCGGAGAACTCTTCCCGTCGCGGCCGTCGCTCCCCCACCATGGGCGGCATGCCACAGAACGACATGCCGTGGTGGCGCTGGCGCAGCAATGTGCGTTCCGCGCTGCACATGCTCTCCGATCCAGGGTTCCAGCAGAACGTCTGGCTGGCCGGTGTCGAGGGGTACGGGGACGTCACCGACGCCGTGTACCGCCTCGTCGAGGACACCTGGCTGGACAACTGGTCCGCCGAGAAATACGTCGGCACGATCTTCCGGGACTCCCAGGAGGCGGCCCTCGTCGACACCGCCGTGCTGCGGGTGCTGCGGATCATGCACCAGGTCGGGCCGGACGCCCCCGTCTCCGTGTACATGGAGAACCCCGGGTGGCCGGACGCGGTGCGGGCGGCGCGGGACGCGCACGTGCGGATGGCGACGGCCGACGGGGAGGACCCCGACGCGCCGCCGCGCACGCTCCAGGTGCTCCAGATCATGACCCGGTCCGCGTGACGGACGCGGTGTCCCGCGCTCCGGTCGATATGCGACCCTGTCCTGCATGAACGAGCAGTCCGCCCCCGCCGACCAGTACGTCCTGACCCTGTCCTGCCCCGACAAGCAGGGCATCGTGCACGCCGTGTCGAGCTACCTCTTCATGACCGGCTGCAACATCGAGGACAGCCAGCAGTTCGGCGACCACGACACGGGTCTGTTCTTCATGCGCGTCCACTTCTCGGCCGAGGCGCCGGTGACGGTGGACAAACTGCGGGCCTCGTTCGCGGCGATCGGCGACTCCTTCCACATGGACTGGCAGATCCACCGGGCCGAGGACAAGATGCGGGTCGTGCTGATGGTCAGCAAGTTCGGGCACTGCCTGAACGACCTGCTCTTCCGGGCGCGCATCGGTGCGCTGCCGGTCGAGATCGCCGCCGTGGTGTCCAACCACACTGACTTCGCTGAGCTGGTGGGGTCGTACGACATTCCCTTCCACCACATTCCGGTGACGCGGGAGAACAAGGCCGAGGCGGAGGCGCGGCTGCTGGAGCTGGTGCGGGAGCAGGACGTCGAACTCGTCGTGCTCGCCCGGTACATGCAGGTGCTCTCCGACGACCTGTGCAAGCAGCTCAGCGGCAAGATCATCAACATTCACCACTCGTTCCTGCCGAGCTTCAAGGGCGCGAAGCCGTATCACCAGGCTCATGCGCGGGGGGTCAAGCTGATCGGGGCGACGGCGCACTACGTCACCGCGGACCTCGACGAGGGGCCGATCATCGAGCAGGAGGTCGAGCGGGTGGGGCACGACGTCACTCCGGACCAGCTCGTCGCGATCGGGCGGGACGTGGAGTGCCAGGCGCTGGCGCGGGCCGTGAAGTGGCATGCGGAGCGGCGGATTCTGCTGAACGGGCGGCGGACGGTCGTCTTCGCCTAGGAGCTCGGGGCGGTCTGTTGTCGGGCGGCTGCGAGCAACCACCCACTACCCGCAGCCGCCCGACGAACCGCACCCCGTCCCTACATGCGACTCAGGCTCGCCGCGGCGAACAGCACATCCCTGATCGCGTCACGGTCACCGACCTGCCCCGCCGCGGCTTCCGCCGGAGGCACATGGCCGGCCGCCAACTGGCAGAACTCCACGCCGTCCAGCGCCACGTGCGCCACCTCGTGCTCCGCCGAACCCACCGCCGCCGGGGAGTCGAGCGGGATCAGCCACTCGCCGCCGCCCAGCCCCTCGATCTCCAGTCGCAGGGTGCGGCCAGGGCCCCCGGCGCTCACGAGATGCCGTCCGTGGGCCGGTGACGTCAGCCCCTTCTGCCGCCGTTGCGCCAGGACCGCGGGCAGCATCCGCGCCGCCAGGTCGATCATGCGGTTGAGGTGGCGGGGGGACGGGGGGTCGTAGGGGTAGTCGACCGCCTCCGCGATGTCCTCCGCGTGGACCCAGCACTCGAAGGCGCGGTCCAGCATCGCGTCGTGGAGGGGGAGCGCGAAGTCGCCGTAGGCCACCTCGAGCTTGCCGGCGGTGCCTCCGGTGAAGGACACCGTGCGGACGAGGTCGTGGCTCTGCTCGCGCCAGGGGGCCCGCACGGAGCGGGTCGGCGGGAAGTGCGAGCCCCGCCAGTACGCCTCGGTACGGCCCGACGGTGTGGGTGAGTCCGCGCGGGCCTCACCGAGCGGGTCGTCCAGGCCCAGGGCGATCGCGACGAGGCCGTCGACCGACATCAGATGGGCTATGACCCCGGCGACCGTCGTGCGGCGGCTCGTGGGCTCGTCGGCGTCGAACCAGCGCAGCCTGACCGGGGCGTGCCACTCGGAGTCGCCGAAGTCCTGCAGCAGGGCGTCGAGGCGGGCGGTCTCGGCGTCGTACGGCCTCGCCCAGACGGGAATCGGGATGCGCGGCGGACGCCGGTCGAGGCAGCCGTCGAGGACGCGGGTGCGCAGGCCGGGGTCCAGGTCGAGGCTCTCCGGCCGCTGGAGCAGGCCCACCGCGCCGCGCAGCCGCAGCGCCTCGTCGGCGCAGGAGCCGCAGTCGCCGAGGTGGTCCTCCACGGCGGCCGTCTCCTCCGCGGAACACGCGGCCAGCGCCCATGCCCCGAGCAGCGACTTCAGCACGCGGTGCTCCAGTACCGGGACGGCGGGCGGGGCAAGTTCGTCCAGCGCGGGCAGCGGCCGGCCGGTGTCCTCGACGGAGGCGCGGGGGAGGGGGATGCGGGGCGGCTGGGCCGCGTCGCCAGGGTCGACCTGGTCGCTCGGTCCGCTTGTGCCGTCGCCGTCCCTGTCGCCGTCGGGGCCGTCCTGGTCGTCGTACGCCTCGAAACCGCCTGTTCCGCTCATGCCGCGCCCCCGTATCCCGGCGGAGCGCCGGGCGCTCCGGTGTCGTGCGCCGTGGACAGGAGCTGGAGGCCCAGTCGGAGGCGGCGGCGGGCCTCGTCCTCGGTGATGCTGAGGTCGGCGGCCGCCTGGCGGTAGTCGCGGCGCTGGAAGTAGGCCAGCTCCAGGGCGGCCCGCAGCGGAGTGGGCATGGACTGGACGATGTAGTCGGCGCGGGCGGCGACCGAGGCGCGGCGCACCTTGCGCTCCAGTTCCTCGGCGGAGCCCTCGCCTGCCCGGGTGAGCGCGGCGGTCTCGGTGGCCCGCAGCCGCTGTACGGCCAGGCGGTGGGTCAGGCCCGCGACCCAGGAGCGCAGCGGGCCCTGTTTGGGGTCGTAGGACTCGGGGTGCTCCCAGACATGGGCGAAGACGTCCCGGGTGATGCCGTCGGCGGCGCGCTCGTCTCCGAGCACGCGGTGGGCAAGGCCGTGCACGAGTGAAGCGAATCGGTCATAGAGCTCGCCGAGGGCGGCCGCCTCACCGCGTGCGAGCCGCTGCTGCATCTTGCGGTCCCAGCGGGGCGGTGCGTCCTTCTTCGTCATGTGGCCCCCTCACCCCCGGAAGTGTCCGGTCAAGCCTGCGTCGACCGTCTCCTCGAATGTAGTCGGCACCTCCGGCAGCGCACGCCCCTTTGTTTCAATGTGCGCTCCCCGAGGGGCCTCAGGTGGTAGTGGACCTTCCCCTACCCGCTCGCTCATTGACCAGACCCGATCGAACAGGATCGAAGCCGACTAAAACAAGCCTCTTCCGAACGGTTTCCGTTTCTCGCTCTGTGTTTCAGGGAACGGCGGCTGGGCAGCCACGCTGCAGGGAAGCGTAGGAAAGGCTTCCGTTTGCTTTCCGGCGAATGAAGGGCATGGTGGTGGCGTTCAATGTGACCGGTGACGAGCAGGGCGAGTGGACCGTGCTCAGTGTGTCGGGCGAGCTGGACCTGGTGACCTCGCCGGTGCTCCGCGGGCGGGTGCACGACGCGGTGGCCGAGGGCCGCCACAGTCTCGTCCTCGACCTCTCCGAGGTCTACTTCTGTGATTCCAGTGGTGTCGGCGTCCTCATCGCCTC from Streptomyces sp. CC0208 carries:
- a CDS encoding ABC transporter substrate-binding protein, with translation MTGRRRNRSPLLPRHHRPVRATALAAGALVACASLVAGCGVVPGTAEGSGSGPIKVMTWAPSDTKATNKPGMPAFARAYARWINSRGGINGRKLTVLTCNDHNDGVAAAKCARRAVKEHVVAVVGSYSQYGDSFFPPLEGAGIPYIGGYGVTNDEFTSPLSYPVNGGQPTLLAGLGKELAAACGNVTLVRPDTIAGDELPVLLDSGLTTGRHRAASDVRAADDATEYSAQSTKALDSSTSGSRAAGSKDSKEGCVVPALGDRTSTFMDSFRRAREDYPTVRTAMAMGSVDQTVIDASGGASGPYEGSYITGWYPVESDARWDAMKKVINAEAFGDNRIDSADAGVQTTWIAYTVFEKAVESLGGGEVSADSVRGALNDGLKISTGGLTPTLQWATRDTWSSADDLASVGFPRMVNAHVTLQLVRQGQLVAARTGFTDVTRTLQNADVN
- the purU gene encoding formyltetrahydrofolate deformylase, whose product is MNEQSAPADQYVLTLSCPDKQGIVHAVSSYLFMTGCNIEDSQQFGDHDTGLFFMRVHFSAEAPVTVDKLRASFAAIGDSFHMDWQIHRAEDKMRVVLMVSKFGHCLNDLLFRARIGALPVEIAAVVSNHTDFAELVGSYDIPFHHIPVTRENKAEAEARLLELVREQDVELVVLARYMQVLSDDLCKQLSGKIINIHHSFLPSFKGAKPYHQAHARGVKLIGATAHYVTADLDEGPIIEQEVERVGHDVTPDQLVAIGRDVECQALARAVKWHAERRILLNGRRTVVFA
- a CDS encoding zf-HC2 domain-containing protein, translating into MSGTGGFEAYDDQDGPDGDRDGDGTSGPSDQVDPGDAAQPPRIPLPRASVEDTGRPLPALDELAPPAVPVLEHRVLKSLLGAWALAACSAEETAAVEDHLGDCGSCADEALRLRGAVGLLQRPESLDLDPGLRTRVLDGCLDRRPPRIPIPVWARPYDAETARLDALLQDFGDSEWHAPVRLRWFDADEPTSRRTTVAGVIAHLMSVDGLVAIALGLDDPLGEARADSPTPSGRTEAYWRGSHFPPTRSVRAPWREQSHDLVRTVSFTGGTAGKLEVAYGDFALPLHDAMLDRAFECWVHAEDIAEAVDYPYDPPSPRHLNRMIDLAARMLPAVLAQRRQKGLTSPAHGRHLVSAGGPGRTLRLEIEGLGGGEWLIPLDSPAAVGSAEHEVAHVALDGVEFCQLAAGHVPPAEAAAGQVGDRDAIRDVLFAAASLSRM
- a CDS encoding sigma-70 family RNA polymerase sigma factor, which encodes MTKKDAPPRWDRKMQQRLARGEAAALGELYDRFASLVHGLAHRVLGDERAADGITRDVFAHVWEHPESYDPKQGPLRSWVAGLTHRLAVQRLRATETAALTRAGEGSAEELERKVRRASVAARADYIVQSMPTPLRAALELAYFQRRDYRQAAADLSITEDEARRRLRLGLQLLSTAHDTGAPGAPPGYGGAA
- a CDS encoding STAS domain-containing protein; this translates as MVVAFNVTGDEQGEWTVLSVSGELDLVTSPVLRGRVHDAVAEGRHSLVLDLSEVYFCDSSGVGVLIASRRLIHSCRGKLRLILPAQGAADGSHVNRVLGALGVRRLFEVHPDLDSATDEEAGPLSA